One Solibacillus isronensis DNA segment encodes these proteins:
- the purN gene encoding phosphoribosylglycinamide formyltransferase, producing the protein MGTKIAVFASGSGSNFQAIQEAISRGELNATIELVITDKPGAYVVTRAQNFGIPAMELAPKTFADKLAYETKLVELLKEREIEWIILAGYMRLVGETLLSAYEHRIINIHPSLLPSFPGKDAIGQAMNHGVKVTGVTVHYVDAGMDTGKIISQGAVDVVDGNREATEERIHKLEHALYTKTLQQLFKVNK; encoded by the coding sequence ATGGGTACGAAAATTGCCGTATTCGCTTCTGGAAGCGGTAGTAACTTTCAGGCAATTCAAGAAGCGATTAGTCGCGGTGAGCTTAACGCGACGATCGAGCTTGTCATTACGGATAAGCCGGGTGCTTATGTTGTGACACGTGCACAAAATTTCGGTATACCTGCTATGGAGCTTGCACCGAAAACCTTTGCCGACAAGTTAGCTTATGAAACCAAACTTGTTGAACTGTTAAAAGAACGAGAGATTGAATGGATCATCTTAGCAGGTTATATGCGCCTTGTTGGGGAAACGCTATTATCGGCTTACGAGCATCGGATTATCAATATTCATCCGTCGCTGCTGCCATCATTTCCCGGAAAAGACGCCATTGGTCAGGCGATGAATCACGGCGTAAAAGTTACGGGTGTAACGGTCCACTATGTAGATGCGGGAATGGATACAGGAAAGATTATCTCGCAGGGAGCAGTTGATGTTGTAGATGGTAACCGTGAAGCGACTGAAGAGCGTATACATAAATTAGAACATGCGCTATACACGAAGACATTACAGCAATTATTTAAAGTAAATAAGTAA